One window of Klebsiella quasivariicola genomic DNA carries:
- a CDS encoding galactitol-specific PTS transporter subunit IIC: MFSEIMRYILDLGPTVMLPIVIIIFSKLLGMKLGDCFKSGLHIGIGFVGIGLVIGLMLDSIGPAAKAMAEHFQINLHVIDIGWPGSSPMTWASQIALVAIPVAIVVNIVMLVTRMTRVVNVDIWNIWHMTFTGAMLHIATGSYWIGILGVVVHAAFVYKLGDWFAKDTRDFFGLEGIAIPHGSSAYLGPVAVLVDTIIDKIPGLNRIHFSADDIQKRFGPFGEPVTVGFVMGLVIGALAGYDLKSILQLAVKTAAVMLLMPRVIKPIMDGLTPIAKQARKRLQAKFGGQEFLIGLDPALLLGHTSVVSASLIFIPLTILIAVVVPGNQVLPFGDLATIGFFVAMAVAVHQGNLFRTLISGVIIMGITLWIATQTIGLHTQLAANAGALKAGGMVASMDQGGSPITWLLIQLFTWQNVVGFAVIGIIYLTGVLLTWRRARRFIAVEKAEKSAAPQQSTGMS; the protein is encoded by the coding sequence ATGTTTAGCGAAATCATGCGTTATATCCTCGATCTCGGTCCGACGGTGATGCTGCCGATCGTGATCATTATTTTCTCCAAGTTACTGGGGATGAAGCTCGGGGATTGTTTCAAATCTGGTCTGCATATCGGGATCGGTTTCGTCGGTATCGGCCTGGTCATTGGCCTGATGCTCGACTCCATCGGCCCGGCGGCAAAGGCGATGGCGGAGCATTTCCAGATTAATCTTCACGTGATCGATATCGGTTGGCCGGGTTCATCACCGATGACCTGGGCGTCGCAAATCGCCCTGGTGGCGATCCCGGTGGCCATCGTGGTTAATATCGTGATGCTGGTTACCCGTATGACCCGCGTAGTGAATGTCGATATCTGGAACATCTGGCATATGACCTTTACCGGCGCGATGCTGCATATCGCTACCGGATCGTACTGGATAGGTATTCTCGGCGTGGTAGTGCATGCCGCCTTTGTGTATAAGCTGGGCGACTGGTTTGCCAAAGATACCCGCGATTTCTTTGGCCTCGAGGGTATTGCGATCCCGCACGGCAGTTCGGCGTATTTAGGGCCGGTTGCCGTGCTTGTCGATACCATCATCGACAAGATCCCCGGTCTTAACCGTATTCACTTTAGCGCCGATGATATCCAGAAACGCTTCGGTCCCTTCGGTGAACCGGTTACCGTTGGCTTCGTCATGGGCCTGGTGATTGGCGCGCTGGCGGGTTACGACCTGAAGAGCATTCTCCAGCTTGCGGTGAAAACCGCAGCGGTGATGCTGCTGATGCCACGGGTGATCAAACCGATTATGGATGGCCTCACACCGATAGCCAAACAGGCGCGTAAACGTCTGCAGGCCAAATTCGGCGGCCAGGAATTCCTGATTGGTCTCGACCCGGCGCTGCTGCTCGGTCATACCTCGGTGGTCTCCGCCAGCCTGATCTTCATCCCGCTGACCATTCTTATCGCCGTCGTGGTTCCTGGCAACCAGGTCCTGCCGTTTGGCGACCTGGCCACCATCGGCTTCTTCGTGGCGATGGCAGTCGCGGTACATCAAGGGAACCTGTTCCGCACATTGATTTCCGGGGTCATCATTATGGGTATCACCCTATGGATCGCCACCCAGACCATAGGCCTGCACACCCAGCTGGCGGCAAACGCCGGGGCCCTGAAAGCCGGCGGTATGGTGGCCTCAATGGACCAGGGCGGTTCACCGATTACCTGGCTGCTGATCCAGCTCTTTACCTGGCAGAACGTGGTGGGCTTCGCGGTCATCGGCATTATCTATCTGACTGGCGTTCTGCTGACCTGGCGTCGTGCCCGTCGCTTCATCGCGGTGGAAAAAGCAGAAAAAAGCGCTGCCCCACAACAAAGTACAGGCATGTCTTGA
- the gatB gene encoding PTS galactitol transporter subunit IIB: MKRKVIVACGGAVATSTMAAEEIKELCADHNIELDLVQCRVNEIETYMDGADLICTTARVERTFGDIPVVHGMPFVSGVGIEALQQKILGILAE; the protein is encoded by the coding sequence ATGAAACGTAAAGTTATCGTCGCCTGCGGCGGTGCCGTCGCCACCTCCACGATGGCGGCTGAAGAGATTAAAGAGCTGTGTGCAGACCACAATATTGAACTGGATTTGGTGCAGTGCCGGGTCAATGAAATCGAAACCTACATGGACGGGGCGGACCTGATCTGCACCACCGCGCGCGTGGAGCGGACCTTTGGCGACATTCCGGTGGTACACGGCATGCCATTCGTTTCGGGCGTCGGCATTGAAGCCTTACAACAGAAAATCCTCGGCATCCTCGCGGAGTAA
- the gatA gene encoding PTS galactitol transporter subunit IIA, whose amino-acid sequence MSQLFVRTGIHFSSSQQALEHIGAEMLARGVVHDSYPAALLEREATFPTGIALEQHAVAIPHCEAVHAKSPAIYLIRPDAPVPFQRADDDGEIDVSLIIALIVENPAAQLKLLRRLFSELQNPHTLEALLAASDDQLPVRFQQFILEPELNAVAS is encoded by the coding sequence ATGAGTCAACTGTTTGTTCGTACCGGCATTCATTTCAGTTCCAGCCAGCAGGCGCTGGAACACATTGGCGCAGAGATGCTGGCGCGAGGCGTCGTACACGACAGCTATCCCGCCGCCCTGCTCGAACGCGAAGCGACTTTTCCCACCGGCATCGCCCTGGAGCAGCATGCTGTCGCTATCCCGCACTGTGAAGCCGTCCACGCCAAATCGCCGGCCATTTACCTGATTCGTCCGGATGCGCCGGTTCCTTTTCAGCGCGCTGATGACGACGGCGAAATCGACGTTTCGCTCATCATCGCGCTGATTGTTGAAAACCCGGCGGCACAGCTGAAGCTACTGCGCCGGTTATTTAGTGAGCTACAAAATCCGCACACGCTGGAGGCACTGCTCGCCGCTTCCGACGATCAGCTGCCGGTGCGGTTCCAGCAATTTATCCTTGAGCCTGAGCTTAACGCCGTGGCTTCATAA
- the gatZ gene encoding tagatose-bisphosphate aldolase subunit GatZ → MKDIITRHKSGEHIGICSVCSAHPLVIEAALRFDLPTNNKVLIEATSNQVNQFGGYTGMQPADFRDFVYNIARTVGFPAERIILGGDHLGPNCWQDEPAAVAMEKSIDLIKAYVAAGFSKIHLDASMSCADDPVPLDPGVVAERAARLCQAAEETASAEQKRHLTYVIGTEVPVPGGEACTIGSVHVTRAQDAAATLETHEAAFRKLGLEAALERVIAIVVQPGVEFDHTQIIHYQPQEAKALSAWIESTPMVYEAHSTDYQTRQAYRALVRDHFAILKVGPALTFALREAIFALAQMENELIAPESRSRVMEVIDEVMLNEPGYWKKYYHPTWSQAMVDIHFSLSDRIRYYWPHPRIRQSVEKLIANLTDAKLPLGLISQYMPVQFERLSLNALNAEPHALILDKIQDVLRAYRYGCSSEIA, encoded by the coding sequence ATGAAAGATATTATCACTCGCCACAAGTCCGGCGAACATATCGGCATCTGTTCAGTGTGTTCAGCGCATCCGCTGGTTATCGAAGCGGCGTTACGTTTCGATCTGCCGACCAACAACAAGGTGCTGATCGAAGCGACGTCCAACCAGGTAAATCAGTTTGGTGGCTACACCGGCATGCAGCCGGCCGATTTCCGCGACTTCGTCTACAACATCGCGCGTACCGTCGGTTTCCCGGCTGAGCGCATTATTCTTGGCGGCGATCATCTGGGCCCGAACTGCTGGCAAGATGAACCAGCAGCCGTGGCGATGGAAAAATCAATCGACCTGATCAAGGCCTACGTCGCGGCCGGCTTTAGCAAAATCCATCTCGATGCGTCAATGTCCTGTGCTGACGACCCGGTGCCTTTGGATCCTGGTGTGGTTGCTGAGCGCGCCGCTCGACTGTGTCAGGCTGCTGAAGAGACCGCCAGCGCTGAGCAAAAGCGCCACCTGACCTACGTCATCGGGACCGAAGTTCCGGTGCCCGGCGGCGAGGCCTGCACCATCGGCAGCGTACATGTCACCCGGGCGCAGGATGCCGCGGCGACACTCGAAACCCATGAGGCTGCTTTCCGTAAGCTGGGACTCGAGGCTGCGCTGGAGCGAGTTATCGCTATCGTCGTGCAGCCTGGGGTGGAGTTCGACCATACGCAAATCATTCATTACCAGCCGCAGGAAGCGAAAGCGCTTTCCGCCTGGATCGAAAGTACCCCGATGGTCTACGAAGCGCACTCCACCGACTACCAAACTCGCCAGGCTTATCGCGCGCTGGTTCGCGACCACTTCGCCATCCTGAAAGTCGGCCCGGCGCTCACCTTTGCCCTGCGTGAAGCCATCTTTGCCCTCGCCCAAATGGAAAATGAGCTGATCGCCCCGGAGTCTCGCAGTCGCGTGATGGAGGTGATCGACGAAGTGATGCTTAACGAACCCGGCTACTGGAAAAAATACTATCACCCCACCTGGAGCCAGGCGATGGTCGATATCCACTTCAGCCTTTCCGACCGTATCCGTTATTACTGGCCGCATCCGCGTATTCGCCAGAGCGTTGAGAAACTTATCGCTAATCTGACCGACGCTAAGCTGCCGCTGGGGCTTATCAGCCAGTATATGCCGGTGCAGTTTGAACGACTGTCGCTGAATGCACTGAACGCCGAGCCGCACGCGCTGATCCTCGACAAAATCCAGGATGTTCTGCGTGCCTACCGCTACGGCTGTTCTTCTGAAATCGCCTGA
- a CDS encoding HPr family phosphocarrier protein: MQLTSADIGFDRQVKTKDEALQRVVAALTQAGHTQAAYLQGMREREEQISTYLGNGIAIPHGTPHSRDAVLKTGVKVLACPQGIDWGEEQTAYLIVGIAAQDNEHLDILRQLTHALGDDRVPEALTRADIPQAVLEILAGNIPLPAGEEPQPAPHFDEEATFTLRNPHGLHARPSAVLVKAVKQWRSQIQVENLDTRSAIVDAKNLMRVVSLGAKQGHRLHFMASGNDAQQALKAIGDAFNAGLGEIAAQPQQVSQEAVKTKRSWLSRLFS; this comes from the coding sequence ATGCAACTGACTTCTGCCGATATTGGTTTCGATCGTCAGGTCAAAACGAAAGACGAGGCGCTACAGCGTGTCGTTGCAGCCCTGACTCAGGCCGGACATACGCAAGCAGCCTATCTGCAAGGCATGCGCGAGCGCGAGGAGCAAATCAGCACCTATCTGGGCAACGGCATCGCCATTCCCCACGGTACGCCGCACAGTCGCGACGCAGTGCTCAAAACGGGCGTTAAGGTGCTGGCTTGTCCGCAGGGGATTGACTGGGGTGAGGAGCAAACCGCCTATCTGATTGTCGGTATTGCGGCTCAGGACAATGAGCATCTCGATATTTTGCGCCAGCTCACCCATGCCCTGGGCGACGATCGGGTGCCTGAGGCGCTGACGCGCGCCGATATCCCTCAGGCGGTGCTGGAAATTCTCGCTGGCAATATCCCTCTGCCGGCAGGCGAAGAACCACAACCCGCGCCGCATTTTGACGAAGAGGCCACCTTTACCCTGCGCAATCCGCACGGTCTTCATGCCCGCCCCAGCGCGGTGCTGGTGAAAGCCGTCAAGCAGTGGCGATCGCAAATCCAGGTCGAAAACCTGGATACGCGCTCCGCGATTGTGGATGCCAAAAATCTGATGCGCGTCGTATCGCTGGGTGCCAAACAGGGTCATCGTCTGCACTTTATGGCCAGCGGCAACGATGCGCAGCAGGCGTTAAAAGCCATTGGCGACGCTTTTAACGCCGGTCTCGGCGAAATTGCCGCCCAGCCGCAGCAGGTCTCTCAGGAAGCCGTCAAAACGAAACGCAGCTGGCTCTCCCGACTATTTAGTTAA
- a CDS encoding PTS fructose transporter subunit IIC translates to MKKIIAVTGCPTGIAHTFMAEEALKTAAKKLNVEIKVETNGASGVENAITPEDLTDIYGVIIAADKDVNAERFNGLPVIEVPVKEAIHHPAELINKVVNGQAQRRQGHSATTDLAEKYERESFGRQIYKHLMSGVSNMLPFVVAGGILIAVSFLWGIYSADLNSPQYNVVAATLMKVGQQAFSIMVPVFTAYIAWSISGRPGMVAGFVGGLLANATGAGFLGGIIAGFAAGYFMLLIRHLLDGLPRQYEGLKSIFIMPLIGVLVIGVMMVLLGQPVAAINNGMMNWLSSLQEANPILLGIVVGAMCSFDFGGPVNKAAYVTGTLLLGQGNYFFMAGVSAACITPPLVIALATTFFPKGFSEEERAAGMVNYILGCTHITEGAIPFAAKDPLRVIPMMMIASSISAVLSYSLHIQVPAPHGGFLILPLVSKPLMWVLCILAGSACGALMLGCWRLWQKRTDKATALAGAMK, encoded by the coding sequence ATGAAAAAAATTATTGCCGTTACCGGCTGCCCTACAGGTATTGCTCATACATTTATGGCTGAAGAGGCCTTAAAAACCGCAGCGAAAAAATTAAACGTTGAAATAAAAGTCGAAACCAATGGCGCTTCCGGCGTAGAAAATGCCATTACGCCGGAAGACCTGACGGATATTTATGGTGTGATTATCGCTGCCGATAAAGATGTTAATGCCGAACGTTTTAATGGCTTACCGGTTATTGAGGTGCCGGTTAAAGAAGCCATTCACCATCCGGCGGAATTAATTAATAAAGTTGTTAACGGTCAGGCGCAGCGTCGCCAGGGACACTCCGCGACGACGGATCTCGCCGAGAAATATGAGCGAGAATCGTTCGGCCGACAGATTTACAAACATCTGATGAGCGGTGTTTCCAACATGCTGCCGTTCGTTGTCGCCGGCGGGATCTTAATCGCCGTTTCTTTCCTGTGGGGCATCTACTCTGCCGATCTGAATTCACCGCAGTATAACGTGGTTGCCGCCACCCTGATGAAAGTCGGTCAGCAGGCGTTCTCGATCATGGTGCCGGTGTTTACCGCCTACATTGCCTGGTCGATATCTGGCCGCCCGGGTATGGTTGCCGGTTTTGTCGGCGGCCTGCTGGCGAACGCCACCGGCGCCGGGTTCCTCGGTGGGATCATCGCCGGTTTTGCCGCCGGGTATTTTATGCTGCTGATCCGTCATCTGCTCGACGGTCTGCCGCGCCAGTACGAAGGGCTGAAGTCGATCTTCATTATGCCGCTGATCGGCGTCCTGGTGATTGGCGTGATGATGGTCCTGCTCGGCCAGCCGGTGGCAGCGATCAACAATGGCATGATGAACTGGCTCAGCTCTCTGCAGGAAGCCAACCCCATCCTGCTGGGGATCGTGGTCGGCGCAATGTGTTCCTTCGACTTCGGCGGGCCGGTCAACAAAGCGGCCTATGTCACCGGTACGCTGCTGCTGGGGCAAGGTAACTATTTCTTTATGGCCGGTGTGTCTGCCGCCTGCATTACGCCGCCGTTGGTCATCGCCCTGGCGACCACGTTCTTTCCGAAAGGCTTTAGCGAGGAGGAACGCGCCGCCGGGATGGTCAACTATATCCTCGGCTGCACGCACATTACCGAAGGTGCAATTCCCTTCGCCGCCAAGGATCCACTGCGGGTGATCCCGATGATGATGATCGCCTCCTCAATTTCTGCGGTACTCAGCTACAGCCTGCATATTCAGGTTCCGGCACCGCACGGCGGCTTCTTAATCCTGCCGCTGGTCAGCAAACCGTTGATGTGGGTGCTGTGCATTCTCGCCGGTTCCGCGTGCGGCGCACTTATGCTGGGATGCTGGCGGCTGTGGCAAAAACGCACTGACAAAGCGACAGCTCTTGCTGGCGCCATGAAATAA
- the pfkB gene encoding 1-phosphofructokinase: protein MIHTLTLNTAIDMNIFCDPLQPAAVNRTRQTEYCPNGKGVNVSLVLHHYQQPTHVMGIFGGFTGRYIVEELRKQHINVTPAWVAEPTRINIFINDGRDEYKLVNPGARINDEGKEQILHHLQCVTPGDYLVISGSLPPGIESRFYSEILVLCQQKGCEVILDISHPVLRQLLEWHPLLIKPNDDELNEIFGLDVSSPQRVREAMQTLHQLGARNVLLTLGAQGLYFSNGEQLWFCSAPKIELVSSACAGDAALGAFLSRWLNAGDIPQALALASATGADVAASAGLGKLNRTQELLQQLQIVQL, encoded by the coding sequence GTGATCCACACCCTGACACTGAACACCGCGATTGATATGAATATCTTTTGCGATCCGCTCCAGCCGGCGGCAGTCAACCGCACCCGGCAGACGGAATATTGCCCGAATGGTAAAGGGGTTAACGTCTCGCTGGTATTACATCATTACCAGCAGCCAACCCATGTTATGGGCATATTCGGCGGTTTTACCGGCCGCTATATCGTTGAGGAACTACGCAAACAACATATTAACGTCACGCCGGCATGGGTCGCTGAACCCACCCGTATTAATATCTTTATTAACGACGGCAGAGATGAATATAAACTGGTAAATCCCGGCGCGCGGATTAACGATGAAGGGAAAGAACAAATTCTTCATCATTTACAGTGCGTCACGCCTGGTGATTATTTAGTTATCAGCGGCAGTCTGCCACCGGGAATAGAGAGCCGGTTCTATAGCGAGATTCTGGTGCTGTGTCAGCAAAAAGGGTGTGAAGTCATCTTAGATATCAGCCACCCGGTGCTGCGCCAGCTTTTGGAGTGGCATCCGCTATTGATTAAACCCAATGACGACGAGCTGAACGAGATCTTTGGTCTGGATGTCAGCAGCCCCCAGCGGGTACGCGAAGCAATGCAAACGCTCCACCAGCTTGGGGCTCGCAATGTTCTGCTGACCCTTGGCGCACAAGGGCTCTATTTTTCGAACGGCGAGCAACTGTGGTTCTGCTCGGCACCGAAAATCGAACTGGTCAGCTCGGCCTGCGCCGGCGATGCCGCGCTGGGCGCGTTCCTCAGCCGATGGCTTAACGCAGGCGATATTCCTCAGGCGCTGGCGCTGGCCAGCGCCACCGGCGCCGATGTTGCCGCCTCCGCCGGGCTTGGCAAATTAAACCGTACGCAAGAATTATTACAACAACTTCAGATCGTCCAATTATAA
- a CDS encoding tagatose bisphosphate family class II aldolase, with translation MYIISSKNMLLKAQRQGYAVPAFNIHNLETMQVVVETAAELRSPLILAGTPGTYSYAGTGNVVAIARDLAKKWDLPLALHLDHHEDLADITRKVQAGIRSVMIDGSHSPFEENVALVKSVVELSHRYDASVEAELGRLGGVEDDLVVDAKDALYTNPEQAREFVARTGIDSLAVAIGTAHGLYTAEPKLDFERLAAIRDRVDVPLVLHGASGLPDSDIRRAISLGVCKVNVATELKIAFSDALKAYFLENPGANDPRHYMKPAKAAMKEVVRKVIHVCGCEGQL, from the coding sequence ATGTACATCATTTCCAGTAAAAACATGCTGTTGAAAGCTCAACGACAGGGTTATGCCGTGCCGGCTTTCAATATCCATAACCTCGAAACCATGCAGGTCGTCGTTGAAACGGCAGCTGAGCTACGCTCCCCCCTGATCCTTGCCGGCACGCCCGGTACCTATAGCTATGCCGGCACCGGCAACGTGGTGGCGATCGCCCGCGATCTGGCGAAAAAGTGGGATCTCCCGCTCGCTCTGCACCTCGATCATCATGAGGATCTGGCTGATATCACACGCAAAGTCCAGGCAGGGATCCGCTCGGTCATGATCGATGGCTCTCACTCACCGTTCGAAGAGAACGTGGCGCTGGTAAAAAGCGTGGTGGAGTTGAGCCACCGCTATGATGCCAGCGTAGAAGCCGAGCTGGGCCGTCTGGGCGGGGTAGAAGACGATCTGGTGGTCGATGCTAAAGATGCGCTCTATACCAACCCCGAACAGGCCCGCGAATTTGTCGCTCGTACCGGTATTGATTCGCTGGCCGTTGCCATCGGTACCGCGCATGGCCTTTACACCGCCGAACCGAAGCTTGATTTTGAGCGCCTGGCGGCTATTCGCGACCGCGTTGACGTTCCGCTGGTCCTGCATGGCGCTTCCGGCCTGCCGGATAGTGATATTCGCCGCGCCATTTCTCTGGGCGTCTGCAAAGTCAACGTCGCCACCGAACTAAAAATCGCTTTCTCGGATGCACTGAAAGCCTACTTCCTGGAAAATCCGGGCGCCAACGATCCTCGCCACTATATGAAACCGGCGAAAGCGGCAATGAAAGAGGTCGTTCGCAAAGTCATTCACGTCTGTGGCTGCGAAGGACAACTGTAA
- a CDS encoding DeoR/GlpR family DNA-binding transcription regulator yields MDIAEIVRKNGEIKVDDLAEMLAVSGVTIRNDLNYLEQQGYLKRSFGGAIYTAQAGAPVAVMREAPAVRDKALETEMARQVAAQIEDGETLFLGQGSILRKVIPFLANREELCLLLNDLGHVALAQEFLNGETVLLGGVLSGQGRIVEGELALKALGHYRPSRALIAVDHIAEDGTLSVRNEVTAHLLNEAVAQSKRVIAIVASRPVYGEKRYAVGELQQISSVVTPQVVAAEYHACFLAAGLTNSYTNNECLTWLNTALHKTNQER; encoded by the coding sequence TTGGACATCGCAGAGATCGTTCGTAAGAACGGCGAGATCAAAGTCGACGATCTGGCCGAAATGCTGGCTGTTTCCGGAGTGACAATCCGTAACGATCTCAACTACCTCGAGCAGCAGGGCTACTTGAAACGCTCCTTCGGCGGGGCGATTTATACCGCCCAGGCTGGCGCGCCGGTTGCGGTGATGCGGGAAGCACCAGCCGTCAGGGATAAAGCGCTGGAGACGGAAATGGCTCGCCAGGTGGCGGCGCAGATAGAAGATGGCGAAACGCTATTTTTAGGCCAAGGTTCCATTTTGCGTAAAGTGATCCCCTTTCTGGCCAACAGAGAAGAACTTTGCCTGCTGTTAAACGATCTGGGCCATGTCGCGCTGGCGCAGGAGTTTTTAAATGGGGAAACCGTTCTGCTTGGCGGGGTGCTGTCAGGCCAGGGGCGGATTGTGGAGGGCGAGCTGGCGCTGAAGGCGTTAGGCCATTACCGCCCTTCACGTGCGCTGATAGCGGTGGATCATATTGCCGAAGACGGCACGCTGAGCGTGCGTAACGAGGTCACAGCACATTTACTAAACGAGGCTGTCGCCCAGAGTAAACGAGTCATTGCGATTGTCGCGTCCCGACCGGTCTATGGCGAGAAACGCTATGCTGTGGGTGAATTGCAACAGATCAGCAGCGTCGTGACCCCGCAGGTGGTCGCGGCAGAGTACCATGCCTGCTTCCTCGCTGCGGGTTTGACCAACAGCTATACCAACAATGAATGCCTGACATGGCTCAACACGGCTTTGCATAAGACAAACCAGGAGCGGTGA
- a CDS encoding sugar kinase, translating into MNVTICTIGELLVEFLAKEENQGFSRPGEFWGPYPSGAPAIFADQVAKLGFGSVLFSCVGSDAFGEMNIARLEKDGVNVNGIAMLQKATTGSAFVSYRSQAQRDFIFNMPNSACGLLTADHIDEALLNRCQHFHIMGSSLFSFRIIDAMRKAIENIKGRNGTVSFDPNIRKEMLNIPEMSQAFEYILDYTDIFLPSDGELDYFGLNPERNEQVLVDKLLKRGVKHVVIKRGPRGASYFSANETHHVAGFNVPVVDPTGAGDCFGATFVSLFLNGATPQEALRWANASGSLAISQRGPMEGTSTQAQISAFLAAQHA; encoded by the coding sequence ATGAACGTAACCATTTGCACCATCGGCGAGCTGCTGGTGGAGTTTCTCGCCAAGGAAGAGAATCAGGGTTTTTCCCGCCCCGGTGAATTTTGGGGACCCTATCCGAGCGGGGCGCCGGCAATCTTTGCCGATCAGGTAGCTAAGCTGGGTTTTGGTTCCGTGCTGTTTAGCTGCGTGGGCAGCGACGCCTTTGGTGAGATGAACATTGCGCGGCTGGAGAAAGACGGCGTTAACGTCAACGGTATCGCCATGCTGCAGAAAGCGACCACCGGTAGCGCCTTCGTCAGCTATCGTAGTCAGGCGCAGCGCGATTTTATTTTTAACATGCCCAATAGCGCCTGCGGTTTACTGACCGCCGACCACATTGATGAGGCGCTGCTCAACCGGTGTCAGCATTTTCACATTATGGGATCGTCGTTGTTCTCGTTCCGTATTATCGATGCGATGCGTAAAGCGATTGAAAATATAAAAGGCCGCAACGGGACGGTGTCGTTCGACCCCAATATTCGCAAAGAGATGCTTAACATCCCGGAGATGTCGCAGGCTTTTGAATATATCCTCGACTACACCGATATCTTCCTGCCGAGCGACGGCGAGCTGGATTACTTTGGCCTCAATCCGGAGCGCAATGAGCAGGTCCTGGTTGATAAGCTACTGAAACGCGGCGTGAAGCATGTGGTGATTAAACGCGGGCCGCGTGGCGCCAGCTACTTTAGCGCCAACGAGACACACCATGTCGCCGGCTTCAACGTGCCGGTGGTGGATCCGACAGGCGCCGGGGACTGCTTTGGCGCCACCTTTGTCAGCCTGTTCCTCAATGGCGCCACGCCGCAGGAGGCGCTGAGATGGGCAAATGCCAGCGGCTCGCTGGCGATTAGCCAGCGTGGACCGATGGAAGGTACCTCGACGCAGGCGCAGATCAGCGCTTTTCTTGCCGCACAGCACGCCTAA